Sequence from the Plasmodium yoelii strain 17X genome assembly, chromosome: 10 genome:
GAGATGTATGTTTAATTCGTTACATTGttgctttaatttttataataatgctcATATGAGTGTTATTAAGGATAACAATTTATGTAAAATTGTATCTATACACatattgtaaaaaatgtattaaacacCCCCAAAAATAAGGCAATTATCTAACtacaataaattatatattgttccatattatctttaaattaacattaaaaatgataagaaTTTGTTTAACCACagacaattttatattaaatttagattattttgtcatttattaagcataaaatatataaaatatgatattacataatctacatattataaacaaaataaaattgcaaTGGATAAAACCCTGGTatctgcattttttaataaaatttgcttGTATTTGTCGATATTATATAATCTATAAATTTCATtagcatatatttttattatacttttttaaatgttttcttagtgtgaacAGTTTGATAAATTGAGAAACTATATACCCGATGAATTAAAAACATCTACAAGTAATGATATTCATGAATTAGGGAATGCTAAGAATTATTGTCCTAATCAAGGTTCAGGGGGAACAGAATGTAAGACTgatttcgataaaattaaggCTGGATGTTTATGGTTGTTTGAGCAATTGTTTGTGAAAAGTAGTAATAGTAATATCAATAATGTCGgatatattatcatatggttaagttataaactaaATCAAAAGACGTATGACGAAATCAAGAATCTAAAtgatttttacaaaaaatgtatagaaaataatacgCATTATACTAATTGTAAACAAGGTGATCAAGATTGTAGTACGTCATTAAATAGTAATACAGGATATCCAAATTATAAGAAAATCATAGATGCAAGAAAGGGATTAttgaatattaatattaaaaatatgtctaaattttatgatgcatttaaattattatgtaacatgtatactaaattttatgcaaacaaaaataataaagaatatttaaattgtgCCAAAaaatttgttgaaaaatataaagaacttAATGACGATTCTGATAATACTAAAGATGAAGCCTATTGTCAAgtattgtctacattatcaaatgattataataattttaaaagttCTTGTGCTGATAGCGATTATTGTAACAATATTCCATCCCTTACATCGACAGAAACAGAAGAAATTGTTATGAAAAGTTCTGGAAATATTTGTGATGATACACCAAGCTTCTCgatagtaaaaaaattaattctagctttattaatattcagTGTAATATCAATCTTTTtgggaattttttttaaggtaaataataagaaatttaaaaattattttcattaaatatatggaaacgttaacaaaaaaattgtacACTTCTTAACATTCTATATTAGTGTTCGTTATTTGTATTACGGAAAAGAGctaaaaaacaatatttaagagaacagctaaaaaatataaagaagagaatggatcattaatatatgattcgaagagtattgagtatttcaggaatagtaacaatgattgatatatttaagaAACTGGCTATttggaagtaatttttgacCATAATTTTGGGGTTTATAAGAATAATTGAATAATATAaccaattaaatataaagttatatatgtatatttattacatttttgtatggctttgcataatttttatatagtttttatgttgtgaattaggattaagtattatattgtatttaatttgaatatttttataatatttattagtttaaggaattgttttaaaggtttagggttatattgaattatatatatcataaaatggtcatgttatgaatatttttatttaacgaAACTGCTTATTTTCATTCTacatttatgttatattttattttttctatgaatatatatgaattttttttaaagcaaAGAATGTTTTAGTTGGTTTATTATAATGTTcacatatatgtgtataaaatatatttgtattatatggtttaaataacaatataaaaaaatattacacatAATGTAACATTTGTATTGAATAATCTGATCACTTCATTAATTTCATTACAATAATGGTATTAAGATCAAATATCacttacaaataaataataagtgATGATAGTATTTGGAATAAATAATCGTTTAAATATATGGGATATCCCCCCAAATTTTAGTTTATAGATGATGTCCATGtttgtaaacaaaaaaaggtgataagtattaaataaaagATCTTCATAAGTAATAACagttttatttgtattattcaaaaaattaatacatatagatgcattataatattaaaagacaaaaaaaaatatataaactttTTCAAAACggaaaaatatgttttatgaCGGTAATTTAAAGCGGACATTATGCATGGAAATAAATCTTCTAGTGTTATGgtgatgaaaaatatatgtttatttatgaAGTGAGAAATAATCTAAAGGTTTTCGACAatgcatttttattaaatggaACCATGTTCATCAAcctaagaaaaaaaacataaatggatgaatatataaaatgtttaaatttgttgcaaattataaatatttacactTATTTAaaaccatatttttttaacaattgttgaaataaattattattaaaatctGTATACTGGTCATAGATTCGATAtagatgatataaatatggtCCTTTCTTTTTTCAACAATGTATCCAATTAAGTTAACAAAcgctttttttatttttccatttctaATATCATCTTCAGAATCAATTTCAGCTTGGAATAAATTTGCACTTTTTACCATTttgttttcaaaatattttttatttttacggTTGTGATCAATTATATTTGCTGAAGCCATGACAACTATAGCTTTGTTTTCTGAtatctacaaaattaataaaagtgtATTTGAATAATATGATAATTACGATTTATAACGAAATAGAAGAAGAAAGTTTTGCTTACTTTAAATTTTGCAGCtaaagcataaaaatatttacgaAGAGACCACGGGTGTTTTTTGCAACGTTGTTGTATCATTACTAAATTTGGATTGTACACACGGacaattttttctaaaatagatattataaaattgcatagatataattaaaatatgatgatTTTGAAGATGTGGGAGAgaataaatagtaacaataatatgttaattcgactaattatttatgttttgtatacttttaacagcggaattatttaaatataggTCACTATCGGGATTCcatattttgtttaatagttcattatactaatggaagcaaagagaaatatataaattataataattttttaatttcaatttgGTTTATAACTTTTTATGTTGTTCGTTAATTGATACTTGATTCGGATCATAAATTAGATATTCAGCTTTTAGAATTTTTGTATGACCtcgatgtttttttttataaaaaacttTATTCTCAGAAGGAATTCCGCCACAAATTGTATAGCCTTTACTTGTAGCATGATGTTCTAACTGTTTTAAAGCGTCATTCATAAATTTGCACGCTTTTATAGTTTCTTCGGTATCGATATATAACAGGTGCttgtttttttgatatatttcttttgtattatcatagctaaaaatgaacatatttttaatgtgtacaaaaataaagttattgtatttataacatttttgcAAAGATGTacacatttaatattttcataatgaaatatataatatatattgtagtATTTTCTTACGTAggataacattttttatttttttttggtttgtgttttgtaaatttgtttgatttgtgttttttatctttttttggAATAAGCTCAGTTGCAAGGGTGTTTTTATTCACACATAGGGAgattattaaaagaaataaaacaatttgaacaaaaaatatattcatttttgaagtttacatacaaaatattaaaatatatattagtattttttttaattaaaaattaactCGGAAAATTGGGGATGTGTAATTAAAATTGAAGCAAATAATTTTCtccaataaaatataaaaactattaTTTAAACGATAAATGTGTTCTTTTATCAGATTCataagtttaatatatttttaatataaataattcaacCACAAAACGACATCAATAAAAGAATctttcataaataatgaatatcaaaaataactttaattatataaatgatatgtttaatatatGGGATTATGAAtacaaaaattttatatttttacaattgATCAAACTCAacttaaaatttataaaacagTTCATTACGTATGGAAATACACATATACTTACATTAGTAAATAAAAGATCatagtaatattatattaattaatttagtATGAGAAATGCAGTTAATTCTCTATATTACTAATACTACTATAATAACAACATTTTTTACTTCATAATgataaaatgtatattatggTAATTACACATTTGTGATTTTTTATCActtttaatacaaattttactaaataacaCTTTTCTAGcaaaattgttaattttataaaaattatttattggtaTTAATATTGATGGCTATGTTTTTTGTAAatgaatacaaattataattttccttttaataataaaacaaagtataaagttaaaaaaaatacaaataaaatatgaagtaaaatatgaaataaaacgtgaaataaaatatgaaataaaataatgaaacataAAGTTGTAAAgtcaagaaatatataatgtaattaatttgttttttaattataatattcttaaTGAGTGggtgttaattttttatggGTCAAGGTTATGTTTGTGATTGATGTTTGATGATTGATTGTTTGTGGTTCTGGGATATTgtaattacattttttataattaaattttttataattaaattttttataattaatttttttataattaaatatatttatgattgTGTATGTTTAATCTGGAGATGATGTGTAAATATACAACGAAAAAAGGGGTAGTgtgattaatatgaaataggtggttaatatgaaataggtggttaatatgaaataggtgattaatatgaaatagatggttaatatgaaataggtaattaatatgaaataggtgattaatatgaaataggtgattaatatgaaataggta
This genomic interval carries:
- a CDS encoding PIR protein is translated as MDKTLCEQFDKLRNYIPDELKTSTSNDIHELGNAKNYCPNQGSGGTECKTDFDKIKAGCLWLFEQLFVKSSNSNINNVGYIIIWLSYKLNQKTYDEIKNLNDFYKKCIENNTHYTNCKQGDQDCSTSLNSNTGYPNYKKIIDARKGLLNINIKNMSKFYDAFKLLCNMYTKFYANKNNKEYLNCAKKFVEKYKELNDDSDNTKDEAYCQVLSTLSNDYNNFKSSCADSDYCNNIPSLTSTETEEIVMKSSGNICDDTPSFSIVKKLILALLIFSVISIFLGIFFKCSLFVLRKRAKKQYLREQLKNIKKRMDH
- a CDS encoding fam-a protein, whose protein sequence is MNIFFVQIVLFLLIISLCVNKNTLATELIPKKDKKHKSNKFTKHKPKKNKKCYPTYDNTKEIYQKNKHLLYIDTEETIKACKFMNDALKQLEHHATSKGYTICGGIPSENKVFYKKKHRGHTKILKAEYLIYDPNQYNELLNKIWNPDSDLYLNNSAVKKKIVRVYNPNLVMIQQRCKKHPWSLRKYFYALAAKFKISENKAIVVMASANIIDHNRKNKKYFENKMVKSANLFQAEIDSEDDIRNGKIKKAFVNLIGYIVDEHGSI